One region of Arvicola amphibius chromosome 3, mArvAmp1.2, whole genome shotgun sequence genomic DNA includes:
- the Rpp25 gene encoding ribonuclease P protein subunit p25: protein MENFRKVRSEEAPAGDGDEGGSPSSGPFADLAPGAVHMRVKEGSKIRNLLAFATASMAQPATRAIVFSGCGRATTKTVTCAEILKRRLAGLHQVTRLRYRSVREVWQSLPPGPTRGQTPDDPAASLSVLKNVPSLAILLSKDALDPLQLGYQPPNLNPGPSSPPTVSTSKRSLGESAAGESTAKRSQPEPGAENEDPTA, encoded by the coding sequence ATGGAGAACTTCCGTAAGGTGCGCTCGGAGGAGGCGCCGGCGGGGGACGGGGATGAGGGTGGCAGCCCAAGCTCGGGCCCTTTCGCAGATCTGGCGCCTGGTGCTGTACACATGCGGGTCAAAGAGGGCAGCAAGATCCGCAACCTACTGGCCTTCGCCACCGCCAGCATGGCGCAGCCAGCCACGCGCGCCATCGTCTTCAGCGGCTGCGGCCGGGCCACCACCAAAACCGTCACGTGCGCCGAGATCCTCAAGCGCCGCCTGGCGGGCTTACACCAGGTCACGCGGCTGCGCTACCGGAGCGTACGCGAGGTGTGGCAGAGCCTCCCGCCTGGGCCCACGCGGGGTCAGACGCCTGACGATCCGGCCGCCAGTCTCAGTGTACTTAAGAATGTGCCGAGCCTGGCCATCCTACTTTCCAAGGACGCACTGGATCCACTACAACTTGGCTACCAGCCTCCGAACCTCAACCCAGGTCCTTCGTCCCCACCTACGGTGTCGACGTCCAAGAGGAGCCTGGGGGAGTCTGCTGCTGGAGAAAGCACCGCTAAGCGGTCTCAGCCTGAGCCGGGGGCTGAGAATGAGGACCCGACTGCCTGA
- the LOC119808969 gene encoding cytochrome c oxidase subunit 5A, mitochondrial codes for MLAAALRRCTAAAAARGFLHPVSAPSPVAAVQSIRCYSHGSHETDEEFDARWVTYFNKPDIDAWELRKGMNTLVGYDLVPEPKIIDAALRACRRLNDFASAVRILEVVKDKAGPHKEIYPYVIQELRPTLNELGISTPEELGLDKV; via the exons ATGCTTGCCGCTGCCCTTCGTCGCTGTACCGCAGCCGCGGCCGCCCGAGGCTTTCTGCACCCCGTCTCGGCCCCCAGCCCCGTCGCCG ctgTCCAGTCCATTCGCTGCTATTCTCATGGATCACATGAGACAGATGAGGAGTTTGATGCTCGCTGGGTGACATACTTCAACAAGCCAGACATCGATGCCTGGGAATTGCGTAAAG GGATGAACACACTTGTTGGTTATGATTTGGTTCCTGAGCCCAAAATCATTGATGCTGCTTTGCGTGCATGTAGACGGTTAAATGATTTTGCTAGTGCTGTTCGCATCTTGGAAGTTGTTAAG GACAAAGCAGGACCTCATAAGGAAATCTATCCCTATGTCATCCAGGAACTTAGACCAACTTTAAATGAACTGGGAATTTCCACTCCAGAGGAACTGGGCCTCGACAAAGTGTAA